The genomic region CCATATCTTGCATCTTTATTTCGCTTTCCAAATCTCTTATTCTTTGTTCATCATTTTTTAGATCCCTCTCCTTTCGATTATTCCTTTCTTCTATAATCCTTAGTCTGTCTCGTTGATCTGAATTCACTCTTTTGTCGTTTTCCACCTGCTTCTCTCTTCTTTCAATATCAGCTATCTTATCCTTGATATCCAATTCGTCTTTTCTCATTTTCTCTGCTCTATATTTTAGTCCGTCCTCGGTCGCTTTGGACTTTTCTTTAATCACTTCAGCATCCTTTAGTCGTTTATTGATCTCCAATTCTTTTTCTTCCAATTCTTCCCGTTTCTCCTCAATTTTATTGGTATTTTCCACCAATTCCCTAACATATTTTTCAACGTCTTCGTCTTTTTTGTCTAATATCTCTTTACGGCTCTTCAGTTGTTCCTCTGTCTGCTCTACTTCTTTCATTCTTAACCCAAGTTTTGCTTCTTTCCGCTTCATGGCGAGAATTACATTTGTTAGTTCTTTTTCTTGACTTCCACCGTCTCGACTCATAGACCTTCCAACTTCAATAAGATTCCGTAGTTTTTCAACCTCATCCAATACGCTTTGCACCTTTTCCGCTGTCTTAAGGCTCCTCTGAGAGGGACTTCTCTCTGgtttcatttcttcatttgtctCTGCCTCTTTTCCTGGCTCGTCTTCTTGCTCCTCATCTTCATCTTTTTCATCTATTACCTCCAAGGCACCTGGATTAAGATACGGTTTCAACTTCTCTACAATCCGATCAACAAGCTGATCAACTTGTCCGTCATTCGCCTCAATATTCTGATTTGTTGGTTTTGACTTCTCTTGCCCATTGTTACCTCCGGAGTGTTCACCGGTGGGATCATTACTATCTTCCTTAACCTTGGAAGGTGGTTTCTTTCTGTTCTGTTTCAAGAACTCTTGAAGAACGGCTTTAGCTTCTTCTTCGGTCATTGACATACCTGACTCCGCTCTGGATTCACGTTTGGATTGTGATGATTTCGGCTCCGCAGAAACGTCATTTGGATCGGTAGGTTGAACTTCGGATGTCGGTTTCAAGCTGTTTCTTGAGGCTCTTCGACTTTCGGTAGTCGGCGGACGGTCAGTAACTTTTGACGCAGGGCGACTTGAACCTGCAGCTGTAGAATTAGGAATTGCATCATTCGTAGGTTTTGTTGACGTTTGCGATGCCTGTGACGGACGATGCGAAGGGTTACCGTCTGCTGCTGGGGTTTCTTCTGTAAGCAGAGCAACAAACGGGACTGTTAATGTTCTAAAAATGTATGGTGTATAGATCACAATGGTGAAATCGCCGTTAGTTATAAGACATCTCATGGGTTAAATTCCTATATCGATTCCCTTGTCTTAAACTTAATCTTATCGTATCAGGAACGGATCATGTTACAACGTAGGGTGTGGCCCCTGGGTCTTCGACGCGGACTACCATGTCGGATGaaatgtaggggggggggtggtcctCAAAAAATGAACGTCAAATTATTTAATCTGATGCGTAAATATactataaattaaatttgttacTAGATCTCAACAGAGGATTTTGCTAATAACTgctttttacatatttgttCTGAGGTGGAAAAAGGAGGTTGAACCACGCCTGCTCCCTATACCTGCATAGTGCTGATAAATAAGAAAGAGTGGTAAGATTGTGCTTCAAAGAATTCAAGAGTGAGAATAACATGAAATGTTATTAAAAGTATAAGTCTATCACTTGTTTATATCAAGATACCGTACCTTTAGGTGGATCAGTCTTTTCCATGATGTCAAATCGTATAGATATCCTAGTTCCCAAAATTATTGACTTCACTCAAGAAAGGACAGTAGTATGCAGATCAACGACAATGGATCCAGCTTCGGTTTCCTTGAATGACAAATATCTCGAGATGGCGCTACGTAAggggaaaaagaaacaaaaaggaaagattTGAATCAAAGGTCATTACCACAATCTTTGTCGAGGACTGAATAACCTTTCATTTCGCACTAAATTGGGGAAAACACCATCTTTACCCTTTTTTGTAACTTGGGTTAACTAAAAcaaacttcaatatttttttcagtcTGATAATAAACCACTGTCTTTGACGAATCAAACTGTTTGCTTGACGAAGTTGGTAATTTACTTTGGGAAGCGATATTCATTGTATCTTTCATAATTTATTGTTCGAACTCAAACATTCGCAAAAATGGCACGTCCATCTGCAACtgaccctttttttttttaaatgttattttcaagATATGACACTTGCAAGTAATAAGATGTTGAGATGCTTTTTTGAAATGTCCAGACAATTACatcttcatttgtttgttgGTAACTTGTGCAACATAATCCATCTGATCTAAACgagattcaattttttttcctcgTCATTTGACAAAAGCGCCTGTATTTCAAAGCTAATCGATTGATGAAGATCatttaataaatttgatttgCTTTTGTTATTCTTTACGCAAATAAGATGTATAATGTAATCCACATTGCGTAGAGATAGCGTTTAATCATCAAATCATGTTTCTGGAGCTATTTGACTCATTGAGACCcatttttgtattatatttgtcTTTCTCATTGTTTGTGGTGCGGAACAATCAATTCATGaacaattatttatttcacatttAACCTTATAAAAATCACTGTTTTCTGTCACGACTTCGCCACTTCGGTCTATTTAGATCTATAGTCTAATTCATCATGTCAAAAATGTGTTCATGGTTttcttgtacccccccccctccacctccctccTTACCTTGCTTCCTAAGTCCGCGTGCAGTGAAGAAATGGTTCGTCGTGATCGCCCGAGCGGGCGAGCTCAGTTGTTAGCTAAACATTACATATACGCCTAAAGTTACACAGTTTAAGGCCCACGATTTTGCCAAAAAACTAGATTTTCAAATCGAGACTCGTTGAACAGTTTGTTAAAAGCACTTTTCTCTTCATCCGGGTAAGGTTTCATATGCATCTTCTAACATGTGGCTAAGATTATAGGAACATGGCGAAAACAGTACACATTAGATCGCTCAGTGACCGTGCAACATTTAACCTGATCATGTGTGGTATCTCTTCCCTTTACAAGGGACTGGTGATACTCACTAGACGTGACATTGTCATGATCATATGGTTACAGTctagatgtaaggggactgtatGGGCTTGTGaatggatcaagttgtttggttatCGTGCCCAGGCTCTAGTTGGAGATGCCACCGCCTGTATCCACTCGGTGATAGCACTGCAAGGCAACACCCTGCAAGCACCGCGTTTCCCCCTCTGTATATCCTCACTGGCATGAACttgttaaagggatattccactgacataaattcattatttccaaAATATTGCTGGTAGTTTGCACTTTATAGTTCAAAATCACTTCCTAATGGTAGTTTTGTTTATCGTGGAGATACAAAATTCTATACATTTCGTGAAAATGTCGATGACTGCATCTGGCAACTGAAGAGTTAGTAATGTCAGCATGACACTTGAGATGAAAATGATTGTGTTTCGGTTCAATAGGTACAAATCCGGCAGATTCTCATGGCTTTATCAGTTCAAACTGGTAAAGGTGAGTAcccgttaatcagttaaaagtgatgtgtgttataattacgtaacatgtgttacaattATGAACAGGTGCTACCGAGAAAGACTTACAGACAGAAAATACTAAGCACAAAATACtatgcataatgattgactggactaaccaaACTACTCTAAAGGGATTCGACAATAACCACAAAGTTAACAGAAAATGGATGACACAGCAAAACGcttaaaatctgcaatttgaaccatctttacaaggtatatttactagtcaaacatagggacagttgtttagacTCTTAACCAGTCATTAGTTTTAACAGCTTGAAGTAAGTTTCCACAGCAgaatctgctgacaggtctaacggTGTTATACACACTTCAGTTATATGATTAACGGTGTTGTCTCATTCActgtacaaactgatcaagccatgtacattgggtgacAAGTTACTTACTTACAGAGCAAATTCATATTTCTTACAAACAAGTTGCTCGATGAAGAAATTCTCAATGAACTTTTTGAAGGTGAAACACTTATACGGTATGCTATAACTAATCAAAACCAATATTGTAAtacgacaatttttttttcgaagAAACATGTTCTGATGAAATCACAGACAACCTGCAATGATCAAATTCTAAAAGAGAGGAAGGGTTTTTCTGGTAAAATAGTTTGCATTGAAATAATCATATCAAGAGTTACgaacaagaagaaaaaggtATTGCTCAGGGATATCCAATAACTGGGTAGAGCCCTGCTTCTCAAACTGTGTACTTCGCAATGTTGTCATTTTCTTAGCGTAGAGCCGGGatctaaatatttatttaaaatcaccaaatataaataaatgctCACGGGTACTCGATGATTAAACTGCTCATTGACTGATATTCACGAGACCTCGATAAGTATAACACATATTTATCAAAACTTGGGACATAACTCACCACAGCCATGACAGAAACCATTGTTTATCGATCGTTTTCttgattttttcccctttctttctCGCTACACAGCTTGCTAAACCCCATGTAAAAAGTACGGCGACCCATGTTAGGTAACGAAGGCTTTGGTTCAGTATAAGCAAGGGAATAAAACACTGTCTCATGCCATGTATACCGGTAGCATTGTCTGCCACTGTTATATACCCCTTTTTTCAATACATgtgattttttcccctttctttctCGCTACACAGCTTGCTAAACCCCATGTAAAAAGTACGGCGACCCATGTTAGGTAACGAAGGCTTTGGTTCAGTATAAGCAAGGGAATAAAACACTGTCTCATGCCATGTATACCGGTAGCATTGTCTGCCACTGTTATATACCCCTTTTTTCAATACATGTGACCTTGCCATATCGCATCCCTAATTTGAATGTGTGTTGTATGTATTTATACTTGTCGCATTATTCAATATGGCATCGAGCAGCAATACATATTTTTCATAGCAAACGTaatttaacaaaaattaaagaacagtGTTTATATACGAgtgatttcttcttcttttttcttcagaaacGATGCAAATTTTCTGGCCGGTAGTTATGATCTCGATATACTTAATGGCAATAATGTATTTAATGGGCACAATTTGAGGTTAGGCCCGGTAAGCCTGCATGCATTGCTGTTAAAATTGTGGTAGGCCTTTATAGGCTAAGCATTAAGGTTTGATGGATTTAATATTTGATCTAGTTTcaatacataaaacaaaacaaattgattaACTATTCTTTATTTCTGGCAGGCGCACGGCCAGCTATTTTACAAACAGCTTTCGAATATCGTCACAAGTGgcagatatgttttttttcttaacaCAAGTTTGTCTTCGCATTGAATATACaatttcaaactatatatacataccacaGACTGCCCAATGTACATTCAGCGACCGTCAGCATATTTTATACTCAATTCAATGTAAGCACTTGGGGTTTTAAGAATACATTTCGTGTGTGCAGTAGTCTTTAATTATATTTGCCTTCTACTTGGTTGCAAGCATAGCTCAATTTATCGATTACATTGAATACAACGTAACCGTTACatagatatattgatatatatatatatatatatatatatatatatatatacaaatacaaatactatATTTCAGTCGTACAATAATATGGTTAACACCTCTAGTCCTCTAGTATAACTGTATATACAGCACTATAACACACGACCAGAGCTGCTAAACGTGAGAAAACggaaggaaaacaaataaacaagaaatcGACTAGAACATTATTTTTTAACGTGTTCAGTACAAACCTTATTCTGGTTGTCTCTTATCTCAGAAAACGGCTCCAGACGGCTCCAAAAAAGCAGTGGTTTGATTCTCAATCCATGATGACAGATCTGTAAATGTTTCAGAAAACAAATCAACCGAACAACATGCTATCAACGAAATATCCATAGACGCATTATGATCCTCATGGCAACCATTCATTGATTTTGTTCGGTCTTTATTATCATTAGTTGAATAACGCTACAATTATTAATATCCGAGGCGTGTTGCCGCCTTCGCGGATCAATCCGTTCGCACTGAGCAGTGTTATTAACAATATGTAGGAGGTGTATAGGATAGTCTGCTGAATTTAACCGCTATATTACATATTTGGTAATATGAAACTTTTGTAaatcttaattaatattttttctcttttttttaaaaacttttcatcTGGTCGTTGTAAAGCTTAGCTTTTCTTCATGTAAAATAGTGCATTTACCTTTGTAAGAATTGAGATATAGACTTTACAAGAATTGATTTAATATTTCGTTTGTTAGAAAATACATGCCAGTTCATGAATATCCCGGTTCCTTGGCAACGGTATATTGACATGAGTGGATGGAAGCAACACTTTATTGTAGGCCGTTTGTTATGTAGATGCAAGTATATGTGATGATCACATGCATGTTAATTATATACCTTTGGTATTATGTTACCATGGATAAGCCGTAAATTTATCTACTTTGTTTCAAAACGGACTGAATAAATAACCTGCAATGGACTGATGTGATGGTTAAAACATGATGTGATCTACTTTGATATATAAGATGCCCTGGTTGTCTAGGTAACATATTCAAaataatacacacatatatatatatctatatatatatatatatatatatatatatatatatatatatatataaatatacaaataatatatatatatatatatatatatatatatatatatatatatatatatatatatatatatatatatatatatatatatatattatatatatatatatatatatatatatatatatatatatatatatatatatatatatattatttgttaaagggtttatacccgaaacgtcgtgtttcttttctttattagtACTTGCAAACTTTGCATTTATTTCCACTAGAATTCAGTGCTACGCAGaacattgcctatatatatatatatatatatatatatatatatatatatatatatatatatatatacatacatttatgtacatacctttatattacagttttattaataaattctaataactgaACCAGAACATGTTCTTTAAAGCCATTTGGATGGCTGCATTCAAGACTATTTGTGCTTGGCAAATTGTGTACTGCATCGAAGCATATTAATTGAGGCCATCAAAAGTTTGTTGACGTCCAATATTGAGTTTTCTGTTGCATCTGGGTAACTGGCATAATGcgctgtgtgttagactaagtagtacCACCACTTTCACTGTAACAACACTGTAACAACTAAGATGTTTTTAAGTTTCGTTGAAAGGGGCAAATCAAAGAAATCACCTCATGGtcgagggaggggggggggggtcatttaataaaactgtttttattaactTTTTGAGTCTTTTAATGGCAGCACACTCTGCCCTTTAAATGCATTTTAATTGTCTTCTATTTGCCTGTGAATGCATCaacaaatttcaccaaaagttATAATCTCCCTCTAAAGTGGAAAAATACATCATCTTAATTTTTTCGAAAGGAAAATGGtttattcatactttaaattataaaatatacaaaaaccATTCGGATGGAAACATTTTACTTATAAAACAGAAATCAATGTTGATGCTGCTTACTTGTATTGATTGATTTGTCATTTACAAATGAGTTTTAAATGTACTTGTTCATACAGTATCCGCAGTGTTGTCGTAATAAGCTTAATTATAAACCTGACAAAAACTGCATGTTTATGCGTTTTGATGCAATCAAAAATATGAATTCATATCAAAGAGGAAAATGGTGTATCGTTGGTGTTAGGAGTAAACTGAAATCGTTGCTTTCTACATTACAATTGTCATATGAGGTAAATATAATCCACGTATTTTCTCCCCCCTTTCAGTTATTTATAAGATTTAAATTGAACAACCAACAAATACTAAACGGAAGCGTATATAATACTGTCGTCCTTGTTGTTCACTATATTGTCTTAAGCAGCATTGCATTTACTACTTCAAGGAAAACAGAAGAAATAAAACTACAATAAAAAAGACTGGCAATCTCCTGAGTCATATTATCAATTACCATATAAAGAAAACGTCTACTCTCCTTGTATTTTTTGTACCGCCGTTCCGACCAATTTCGTGCCCAACTGTGAGTTCAACAGATCATTGTTCTATTTTAAAGTCGTACCCCATTTTCTCAAGAAAAATGTCGATCGCGAAAAGGGTTTGGGTTTTTGCATCGTTCTTCATTATACTGCCACCAATTAGCGTCTTCTGCTCCGTGAAAGAGGTGAGGTCAActcattatgtatgtatgtatatatgtatgtatatgtgatcttcccgcaagcaggaactcgcgaaagaagccatggaggcttgtagactcgcaagctgaccgaagccaatctctcggcacacatccatttaacgtccatgtcgggaagttgttatttgaacaacacccttgccagacgacacacattgctgtcggcggggaatcgaaccggggatctcatgactgggagacgccggcgttaaccactaggctatacactccgccttatGGAATAATTTTGTGTCGTTTACGTTAATATATCGTTTGAAAAATGTGTACTGATGAGAATGGTTACAATATCGAGTTTGAATGAAAATCGAATCctttcaaatataaacaaatataccaCATCTTACTTCAgcaaaaaatgaagaagaataGCCTCCGAAAGTTCGATACATAGATATTAGTATATATGAAGAAGTTTTCTTTCAGATTTTTTATCTATTTAAAGCTGTCGCCATGGCGATAGACGTTTTATTAATACAAATGTAGGCCTATTCGAAATGAAGAAGTAATCAATTACTACTGGCTTTACATTTTGCCTCAAAAAAAAGGGAAAGTAAATTAAATTGTTGTGTACGCCCTCATTTGCGCAATTTTGCAGGTATTGGCTACATGCACTTGTTTTCGTTTGTTTGTTTCCTATTTCTCTTTCTAGTTTGGGTTTTCGTTTTCAATTTCTTATTTTGGAGGTGGTTTCCTTCAAACAATTTATGAAAACTGTAAACGTGTCATTATGTAATTACACTGGAGGACGTAATAATCGATAAAGGCCAGTcgatttttctttaatatactTTTTTCCCTGTCCATTCTGATTAAAGATGTCACTGGAGATCGATTTTAAGGTGATCATCCAATTATAACGGTACGTTGCCTTCATTGCGTAAGAACTTGACGTTACGTTAGATAATGTTAATGACGTTTTCCGATGATAAAAACAGTACagaaatattgtaatttaaaGGATAACTGAAACGAAATTTATCTTTTCAAATATCGTACACTTATTTCGCATAATTTTAGACCTGTAAGTAATACGATTACTGCAGAACTTTCATAGGAGCCACTAAAttcaatataaaaataaaatcattcaaAACAAGATTGATGCATTTGTAACTTTTAACATTCTCTGCACGCAAATAATAAAGCCTAAACTGTTAGTTTCTTACATTTTAAATATCTCGGGAAAGTCGTTTGACTTTTGGTTTAAAGGATCACTCTTTTTTAAATGAAACACCAAATAGTTATCCTCAATCCACGACAAACTTCTACAATGACACCGCAATCGAATGTAGTGGATTCCAGAAGATCCAAATCCGAGTCCAGAAATTGGACTCGAGTAGTAAAGCCCTGGTAGGTTCGATGATTTATTTCACAGTAATTGGTCACAGCTTCCTATTGTCTTTGTAAGACAGGCTCTATAGAGGGTCCGAATGTGTGATTTCTAGCAATACTGAGGTTAGAGTTGAAGTTGTCTCTCTATGACATAACATCAATACGTTTCAAGCTATATTTGTCTTTCTATGATAAATGTACAGCTGTTACCTCATGAAAACAAACGTCGCACCCTTCCATATCCAATAGACCACACATGCTTGCCCCATCCACCGCTTTTGGCAGGCACAACTGCAAAATAGAAACTTGGTATATATTGTGGAGTATTATTCACGAAGAATCCTAAAGGACCGATTGGGCCCTCTTGACCTTGAGACAATTGGCCTTGAAAACTCCTGTCGCTTTGGTCCTCGCCTAATCTTCTTATCGGGTAATCCGGCACTGCTAATAAGCCTGTACTACTTCACGACAGACACACACACGTAAAGAGGAATGACCACGATTTGcacaaatattattataaatccTGGTAGTCATCAGGACTCTTGAGATCAtcaataaatgattaaaattgCCGGATATAACACAAACCTTTGAGACCAAGAAACAGTCAAATTgatatgttatttattttatgatacaGACTAGTAAACACAGTCTAGTAAAACATTTGCATGAAtgacaagaaaaggaaatttgaTATGAGAAAGGTTATTACAGATTTGTTCAAATGATAAATGTCAACAGTTCTCCTTTTAAATGGAAAAATCCACATATAAAAACATAAGCCAATATAGTGCATGGTATAAATTATGAGACTATACACGTTTCACATTAATACGTAAATGACTTAAGCGTCACTTAGTGTAAGATAGTCCATACGGTGCACCCGTTTGTgcaaatgacgtcattgtgacgAAATCCGAAATTTCTTCGTCTTCTAAAGGAGAGAGATTAGAGGTAAACtaaaataatttgttattttccgTGTATGcatatttatcattatttatcatTTGTAGTTTGTTGTCAAAAATGACCTATGGTAGCCAACAAAATGTCTTCTGAAATCCTTTTTTACtgaaaggagaaaacaaaatagatatGTACGGGAATTAATCTATTCTAGTTTAACCGCATCCGTAAGTTTCAATTTTACTTTCATTAAGTATTAACTGATCTCAATAGACTTAAACACTGTATTTGATTGGTTCCCAATAATTTCGAAGTCAACATGTCTCACATGAACAATGTGTGACGTCACCATACAGGCATTAGCGGTCTTACAGTCATATATTTCC from Apostichopus japonicus isolate 1M-3 chromosome 2, ASM3797524v1, whole genome shotgun sequence harbors:
- the LOC139977856 gene encoding uncharacterized protein, producing the protein MEKTDPPKEETPAADGNPSHRPSQASQTSTKPTNDAIPNSTAAGSSRPASKVTDRPPTTESRRASRNSLKPTSEVQPTDPNDVSAEPKSSQSKRESRAESGMSMTEEEAKAVLQEFLKQNRKKPPSKVKEDSNDPTGEHSGGNNGQEKSKPTNQNIEANDGQVDQLVDRIVEKLKPYLNPGALEVIDEKDEDEEQEDEPGKEAETNEEMKPERSPSQRSLKTAEKVQSVLDEVEKLRNLIEVGRSMSRDGGSQEKELTNVILAMKRKEAKLGLRMKEVEQTEEQLKSRKEILDKKDEDVEKYVRELVENTNKIEEKREELEEKELEINKRLKDAEVIKEKSKATEDGLKYRAEKMRKDELDIKDKIADIERREKQVENDKRVNSDQRDRLRIIEERNNRKERDLKNDEQRIRDLESEIKMQDMDLKFRLEEAKRKEEEIKRKMEDMEDENDKLDRVLRKIQSEKRRLAEDFRTKQEELTDLSARVRKFINDWNRRVGDKVSDQKGNGKYSLTDQSLESAISEVESERRMLELEAELVEQQLELERKGRLLLEQDKVLAELGHLQPLDGGPLLTKRKDDSRLPPLGGKSHYQSPAERSRREDTNYASQRDPNTNGNERRQDERRDSLNLESVKSDEDEDHDTTYEGARAGPRHKPQPPFVFKFTLLSPGQHPSEVAFRTKPIKTIRELKLAMKNQEGIPVNWQRYYSDSRALTDTTLLQRITGRSQLRLTIDRGNKVIKVVFPDKEDIKIPFDLQESFHSSKIRIFQATGIFPSKLRLFISGVEMKGKQILGDYIKGGVTYIGVDYEDD